In Haliotis asinina isolate JCU_RB_2024 chromosome 15, JCU_Hal_asi_v2, whole genome shotgun sequence, one DNA window encodes the following:
- the LOC137265360 gene encoding TATA box-binding protein-associated factor RNA polymerase I subunit B-like, translated as MFTMPQCVVCGLEEFEERDGLFYCTTCQTQTQDLIHEQEDEELPQGDPSAAAPVRKKMIKQAQTMASKPEEYKGRPWTIYEAYQIILKHQVQAFIRLGAHAKLEEFVFRLWALYLSKLKVAFSEDEQIYPEALKKHVRHREKYHGTLENPIPPAVRNVRMHKKRNPNKVVDSVTPVSLEGEEFYAEDDPTKEDRDEYPSSESEEEVDEMYPKSADYIRQDKDDLSDVSLFDDKFILKTKASVNRMMALQIEWVNLSKLLSLCHLGLLYTNNATTAADIVRLVEAGEIPYTEVSTLLPEEFQYGSYDPHLFLTEIPKPHALRYQTGNMAYFLEISILPEVPVTELISKYILMLDLPGEFHGLVMSLVSWHRPQCQFSPKAKGAAAGLPFFDGLAMAYIILTLKLYFGLDDITEVKLSEYTSEIKQLIQNRHELFVFEDWKTHLTEKRAQCAEHVSLFSHVDLTDVNNIDILLESYFKSNQHRRRVPRYYSHPKGVDENRYQQPTKEDLAHPFKLVREKMEKSSDTVQGEGHDGGEGHEDKERSISTESRKFICSSMKHITTPATFLDDLDRHGLSDDTIYSSCMESEDEEDYDGGRGDDDGSLCSGTESMSVDSFDNYLSQKPKKKKSAVKQAVRRVLTKMELNEKLHIPHIKMAEIMKRHICASKNFVIFKKVLLDDRKKPLELYRPKSYCWLLNICSEIVRCSPYEMDVFVLQLSYIYFSFSALRHKLPGRDIRKFRDKYFAHEEEEDNDFVRY; from the exons AATACAAGGGCAGACCATGGACTATCTACGAGGCCTATCAAATTATCCTCAAACATCAAGTGCAGGCTTTCATCAGACTGGGGGCACATGCTAAACTAGAG GAGTTTGTGTTCCGGTTATGGGCCCTTTATCTCTCCAAACTCAAGGTGGCCTTCTCTGAGGATGAACAAATCTACCCAGAAGCCCTAAAAAAACATGTCCGACACAG GGAGAAGTACCATGGTACCCTGGAGAACCCCATTCCTCCAGCTGTGAGGAATGTCAGGATGCACAAGAAGAGGAACCCCAACAAG GTAGTGGACAGTGTCACCCCAGTCTCCTTAGAAGGTGAAGAATTTTATGCAGAGGATGACCCTACGAAGGAGGACAGGGATGAGTACCCCAGCTCGGAGTCAGAAGAGGAAGTGGACGAAATGTATCCCAAGTCAGCTGACTATATTCGACAGGACAAGGATGATCTGTCTGATGTGTCTCTGTTCGATGATAAATTCATTTTGAAG ACAAAGGCCTCCGTCAACCGCATGATGGCGCTACAGATAGAATGGGTGAATCTCTCCAAGCTGTTGTCTCTGTGTCACTTGGGCCTTCTTTACACCAACAACGCTACAACAGCAGCTGATATTGTCAG GCTGGTGGAGGCCGGTGAGATCCCGTACACTGAAGTGTCCACGCTGCTTCCTGAAGAATTCCAGTATGGCAGTTATGACCCACATCTGTTTCTTACT gaaatacCCAAGCCTCATGCCCTGAGGTACCAGACTGGTAACATGGCTTATTTCCTTGAGATCAGCATCCTCCCGGAGGTACCTGTCACTGAACTCATCAGCAAATATATTCTGATGCTGGATCTCCCAG GAGAGTTCCATGGACTAGTGATGTCTCTTGTATCTTGGCACCGTCCACAGTGCCAGTTCTCACCAAAGGCTAAAGGAGCTGCTGCAGGTCTTCCTTTCTTTGATGGTCTTGCTATGGCCTACATCATCCTTACTCTCAAACTGTATTTTGGgcttgatgacatcacagaaGT GAAATTGTCAGAATATACAAGTGAAATCAAGCAGCTCATTCAAAACA GACATGAGCTGTTTGTGTTTGAAGACTGGAAGACCCACCTGACAGAGAAGCGGGCTCAATGTGCGGAACATGTCTCTCTCTTCAGTCATGT TGACCTGACAGATGTGAACAATATCGATATCCTGCTTGAGAGCTACTTCAAATCCAACCAGCACCGTCGCCGTGTTCCACGTTACTACAGCCATCCAAAGGGAG TTGATGAAAATCGCTACCAGCAGCCAACAAAGGAAGACTTAGCTCATCCTTTCAAATTAGTACGTGAGAAGATGGAGAAGTCTTCTGATACTgtacaaggtgaaggtcatgatGGAGGAGAAGGTCATGAGGACAAGGAAAGATCGATATCAACAGAAAGTCGTAAATTCATATGTAGCAGCATGAAACATATCACGACCCCAGCAACGTTTCTGGATGACCTTGACCGTCATGGCTTGTCAGATGACACTATCTACAGCTCATGCATGGAATCTGAGGATGAAGAGGATTATGACGGCGGAAGGGGGGATGATGATGGTTCTCTGTGCAGTGGCACCGAGTCAATGTCTGTTGACTCTTTTGATAACTATTTGTCTCAGAAACCTAAAAAAAAGAAATCAGCTGTAAAGCAAGCTGTGAGACGTGTGTTGACCAAGATGGAATTAAATGAGAAGCTTCACATTCCACACATCAAAATGGCTGAAATCATGAAAAGACATATTTGTGCCAGCAAGAACTTTGTGATATTTAAGAAGGTTCTTTTAGATGACAGAAAGAAGCCATTGGAGTTGTACCGCCCTAAGTCCTACTGTTGGCTCCTGAACATTTGTAGTGAGATTGTTCGATGCTCCCCTTATGAAATGGACGTGTTTGTCCTTCAGCTGTCCTACATCTATTTCAGCTTCAGTGCACTGAGACACAAGCTTCCAGGAAGGGACATCAGGAAGTTCAGAGACAAATATTTTGCCCATGAGGAGGAAGAAGACAATGACTTTGTTAGGTATTGA
- the LOC137265480 gene encoding cytochrome P450 26A1-like encodes MATISYIVHDKAFKQLLLSVKSVIFVGVHQKPTNTCEPRQDAEVLSVDHHDGILEDISRFMLWLFLAMIVTTWLWRQYYQRAVDPRSKLPLPPGSMGFPLVGETLSLISRGSDYFLSRRQQYGNVYKTHLLGQPTIRIMGADNVRHILMGEHVNVESCQPRSVKRLLGQGGVINASPDSHKIRKKLLLRALAPAAIQGHVPRIQKLVRNHILDWCSKGEQFGTDICKRLTISIAANILIGFDVDDQSLQSIISSFQTFTGNLFSLPWELPGSGLSKGLKARQQLIMEIKKRLHTETQQWSLLDELKNLDKTTTSLTADEMADKVLELWFAGNDTSSSTTNSTLLALGKDEGVRKQIEEELEENGLLSSDAVLTFDSLKKLTYVGHVVKEVLRVYPPVGGGFRKVKKTMEIEGYQIPEGWNVIYSIRDTHQTTKLFDDKEEFKPERWNIVGEKTRVSGHRFHYIPFGAGARACPGERFAMTFLKIFIVELIRTCTWELKNRSPKITYFPATKPSDNLPVTFHLRHTVNRYVQQKE; translated from the exons ATGGCAACCATATCCTACATTGTCCACGATAAGGCTTTCAAACAACTGCTACTTTCAGTGAAAAGTGTGATTTTTGTTGGTGTGCACCAAAAACCTACAAACACATG TGAGCCACGACAAGATGCCGAGGTTCTCTCTGTGGACCACCACGATGGTATACTTGAAGACATCTCGCGATTCATGCTGTGGTTATTTCTCGCCATGATCGTAACAACCTGGCTGTGGCGTCAGTATTACCAGCGTGCCGTGGACCCCCGCAGCAAACTGCCCCTCCCCCCAGGGTCCATGGGCTTTCCACTGGTGGGCGAGACACTGTCCTTAATAAGTAGA GGATCCGACTACTTCCTGTCTCGGCGACAACAGTACGGCAACGTATACAAGACACACCTCCTGGGACAGCCCACCATCAGAATCATGGGAGCTGATAATGTACGCCATATTTTGATGGGTGAGCACGTCAATGTTGAGAGCTGTCAACCAAGGTCAGTCAAACGTCTGCTCGGGCAAGGTGGAGTAATAAATGCAAGTCCTGACAGCCACAAGATCAGGAAGAAGCTACTTCTCCGTGCTCTAGCTCCTGCAGCTATACAAGGACATGTCCCAAGGATTCAAAAACTCGTTAGAAACCATATTTTGGACTGGTGTAGCAAGGGGGAACAATTCGGAACAGATATTTGCAAACGCTTGACAATATCAATTGCTGCCAACATCCTTATTGGATTTGACGTTGATGATCAGAGCCTGCAGTCAATAATAAGCTCTTTCCAGACTTTCACTGGCAACCTTTTTTCACTGCCATGGGAATTGCCTGGATCAGGATTGTCCAAG GGTCTAAAAGCACGACAACAGCTCATAATGGAAATCAAGAAAAGACTTCACACGGAGACACAACAATGGTCCCTCCTTGATGAACTGAAGAATCTTGATAAAACGACTACCTCACTCACAGCAGACGAAATGgcagacaaagtcttagaacTATGGTTTGCAGGAAATGATACCAGTTCCAGCACGACAAATTCAACACTACTGGCTTTAGGTAAAGATGAAGGAGTTCGAAAACAAATCGAAGAAGAACTCGAAGAGAATGGATTGTTGAGTTCTGACGCGGTGCTGACTTTTGACAGTTTAAAGAAGCTTACCTACGTTGGTCACGTGGTGAAGGAGGTGCTCCGAGTGTATCCGCCTGTTGGTGGTGGATTCAGGAAGGTTAAGAAAACAATGGAGATTGAG GGCTACCAGATTCCTGAGGGCTGGAATGTGATCTACAGCATCCGAGACACACATCAAACAACCAAACTCTTTGACGACAAAGAGGAATTCAAACCTGAACGCTGGAATATAGTGGGTGAAAAGACACGTGTGAGTGGCCACCGATTCCACTACATTCCCTTTGGAGCAGGTGCTCGTGCATGCCCTGGCGAAAGGTTTGCCATGACGTTTCTGAAAATTTTTATTGTGGAACTCATTAGGACATGTACATGGGAACTCAAGAACAGAAGTCCTAAGATTACCTACTTCCCAGCAACAAAGCCTTCAGATAATCTCCCTGTAACCTTTCACCTTCGTCACACAGTTAACAGGTATGTGCAACAGAAGGAATAG